GTTTCCATAATTCCAATTTGTGTTTGTTGCTTAACACCTTTATCCGTAGACGCTTGCTCTAAATCGCTGATAATCGAGTTTCCGTCATTCCGGAAGTTTCCGCCGCTTCCTTGCCCGCTCGCGATGGTTTTTCCCCTGTTTTTCGCGGTGACCGCTCGATGTTTCCGGAAATTTCCATAATTCCAACGATGCATTGTTCGTAAGGTGTTTCCTTGTAATGCCTTACGACAATTCACCCAAAAACTGATTTCCATTATCCGGCATTTCGGCAACTCTCCGATTACCCCCTCGGCTCGCCTTGCGAGGATCCAGCTTCGCTAGCTTTCGGCAACGTGCTTCCTCCAGCCGCGCGCAGCCTCCCCCAAACTTCGCCCGAAGTATTTGCAAAGTCTATATCAGGCGTTGACTAGTCTGGTCACGTCGCACTGAGATTTTCCAACCACTTGGAAGTTGCCAGAAGGTAAGAAATTGCGGTTGAGCCGATAGCTTTGCTCAAAAAAACGACCGCCAGCTGCAATCATGCTCAACCCCTACGAATCGCCGCTGTATGCGCACCAAAGAGAAGACGTGCGCCTGAGTCCGAGCCGGAACGACGAACCGCCTCTATGGTGGATCCATCATTCCCGGACCCGAGCCACAGCCTTGCTGCTGTCTGCCAGTGGCGCTCTCGGGGCACCGATTGCCGCGATCTTCCCACTTCTTTGGCCAGGCTTTCTACTTTGGTTTGGCTGGTTGGGCATCGCTGCCGGTTCACGCACCATCGATCAGCCGCTGTTCTGGTTCTTCAGCTTTACTTGGCACGTGATTCAGTTGGTGGCGGCGGGCCTGTTTACCATCTTCTTCTGGGAGATCGCAAGGAATGACTGGGTTTGGCACTACTGGCTGGGCCATTCTCTCCTCGCGGTGGTTCTTTCCGCAGTTTTGGCCGCCAGGCGTAACTCACCGCAGGAAAACGGGCACTGAACAGCCGTAACCAACCGGCAGCGAATAACTAAACCCCCTTCTTCGGCCTCGGCACGCGCGAGCCCCCCTTGCCGCCGCGTCGTTTGCCGCGCGACTGTGGGCCCTCGATTTTGACGTCGCTCACTTTTTCGCCAATCGAGTCCTGCATCTGCGTGATTCGATCGCGCAAGACTGCGGCCCGCTCAAACTCCATCGCCTCGGCAGCTGCCATCATTTCGGCTTCGAGCTCGTTGAGATATTCCTGAGTCACGATTTCCGCTTCGTCGGTCCGACCGATCGCTTCGTTGGCCTTGCGATGGGCCGAAACGGCTTCTTCGATACCCTGCCGAATGTTCTTCTTCACCGTCTCGGGGGTGATGCCATGCTCCAGGTTATACGCTTCCTGAATCTCGCGCCGGCGACGCGTCTCGTCGATCGCCAGCCGCATCGATTCGGTCATCTTATCGGCATACAGAATGACCTTCGCATTCACGTTACGAGCTGCGCGGCCAATCGTTTGAATCAGGGACGTCTCGCTGCGGAGAAAGCCCTCCTTGTCCGCATCGAGAATCGCGACTAGCGAAACTTCGGGCAAGTCGAGACCTTCGCGGAGCAGATTCACACCCACCAGGCAATCGAAATGTCCCTGCCGCAGATCGCGAAGCAGTTCCACCCGCTCGAAGGCATCGAGTTCGCTGTGCAGCCACTTGCACGCTACCTTTTGCTCCACGAGATAGGCGGACAAGTCTTCTGCCAGGCGTTTCGTAAGCGCCGTGACCAGCACCCGCTCGCCGGCCGCTGCTCGCTCGCGAACCTGTTCGAGTAGATGGGGGACCTGCCCGCGGGCGGGCTGAATTTCGACAATCGGATCGAGCAGACCCGTCGGGCGAATGATTTGTTCGACCACTTCACCACCGGTCGCGTTCAGTTCGTAATCGTTGGGTGTGGCCGAAACGAACACGACCTGATTAATCTTTTGTTCCCATTCCTCAAACTTCATGGGCCGATTGTCGAGCGCGCTGGGCAAGCGAAAGCCGTGCTCGACCAAGGTCGATTTGCGCGCGCGGTCGCCGTTGTACATCGCCCGAATCTGGGGAATCGTCACGTGCGACTCGTCGATGATTAGCAGATAGTCCTTGGGAAAGAACTCATAGAGCGTGTCCGGTGTCGAACCCGGTGGCCGACCCGAGAGGGGCCGGCTGTAGTTCTCGATGCCCGGGCAATGTCCCACTTCCTGCAGCATTTCGAGATCGAACCGTGTTCGCGCGCTTAACCGTTGAGCTTCGAGCAGTTTTCCTTGCTCGCGCAACTGATTCAGCCGTTCGTCGAGTTCCAGCTTGATCGCATCGATAGCCGCTGCGATGCGATCTTCGGCCATCACAAAGTGCTTGGCCGGATAAATCACCAGCTGCGAGTGCTGCGAAATGGTCTCGCCACTGGTGGGATTAATGATCGACAGCTTCTCGACTTCGTCCCCCCAGAACTCAATGCGGTAGGCGTATTCCTCGTACGAAGGCCAGACTTCCACGCAATCGCCGCGGACACGAATCTTGCAGCGCTCGAACGAAATGTCGTTCCGGTCGTATTGAATATCGACCAGCTTCTTCAGCATCTCGTCCCGGTCGATCACCTGGCCGACTGTCAGCCCGACCATCATCGCCTTGTAATCCTGGGGCGAACCCAAGCCGTAAATGCACGACACGCTGGCGACGATAATCACGTCTTCGCGACTCACCAGCGAACTGGTAGTGGCCAGTCGCAACCGGTCGAGTTCCTGATTGATCGAAGCGTCTTTTTCGATGTAGATATCGCGCTGCGGAATGTACGCTTCGGGCTGATAGTAGTCGTAATAGCTGACGAAGTAATGAACGGCGTTGTTGGGAAAGAACTCTTTGAATTCGCCGTACAACTGCGCGGCCAGCGTCTTGTTATGCGAAATGACGAGTGTCGGCCGTTGAATATTCTCGATGACGTTCGCCATTGTGAACGTCTTGCCCGACCCCGTCACACCCATCAGGACTTGCGACCGCCTGCCTGCTTTCAAACCGTTCGTAAGTGCTTCGATGGCTGCCGGCTGATCGCCGGCGGGTTCATAAGGGCGATGAATGCGAAAACCCACGCTGGCCGAACCTTTCTGGAGAGGCAAACGCTGCCAAGATGCTTCTGACAACTCTCGTTCGTGGCCGCTTTCGCC
Above is a window of Anatilimnocola aggregata DNA encoding:
- the uvrB gene encoding excinuclease ABC subunit UvrB; this translates as MSEASWQRLPLQKGSASVGFRIHRPYEPAGDQPAAIEALTNGLKAGRRSQVLMGVTGSGKTFTMANVIENIQRPTLVISHNKTLAAQLYGEFKEFFPNNAVHYFVSYYDYYQPEAYIPQRDIYIEKDASINQELDRLRLATTSSLVSREDVIIVASVSCIYGLGSPQDYKAMMVGLTVGQVIDRDEMLKKLVDIQYDRNDISFERCKIRVRGDCVEVWPSYEEYAYRIEFWGDEVEKLSIINPTSGETISQHSQLVIYPAKHFVMAEDRIAAAIDAIKLELDERLNQLREQGKLLEAQRLSARTRFDLEMLQEVGHCPGIENYSRPLSGRPPGSTPDTLYEFFPKDYLLIIDESHVTIPQIRAMYNGDRARKSTLVEHGFRLPSALDNRPMKFEEWEQKINQVVFVSATPNDYELNATGGEVVEQIIRPTGLLDPIVEIQPARGQVPHLLEQVRERAAAGERVLVTALTKRLAEDLSAYLVEQKVACKWLHSELDAFERVELLRDLRQGHFDCLVGVNLLREGLDLPEVSLVAILDADKEGFLRSETSLIQTIGRAARNVNAKVILYADKMTESMRLAIDETRRRREIQEAYNLEHGITPETVKKNIRQGIEEAVSAHRKANEAIGRTDEAEIVTQEYLNELEAEMMAAAEAMEFERAAVLRDRITQMQDSIGEKVSDVKIEGPQSRGKRRGGKGGSRVPRPKKGV